CGGAGAAGCAGTCGCTTAATTGGTTTCCGACATAATAACCACGAATCAATGAAGGACACCTGAACATGATCATCATTCAACAAGATAAATAACTCAATCAAGccttttttggacaaaaagttGACCATGAACAACAATCGCATGAAAGTCAAGAAATAGTTAGTGAACATATTAGCAGCATGTGTTATGATGTGATCACAAACAGCAAGCGCCATCTATGCACCCCAGGTCTGCCAGGGATGGATGGAGTCACCATAAAGGGGAATGAGGCTTAATCCTCTACATAAATCTCTTTGACTTAAACAATGTGCTGCAAGTAACTGAGAAAAAGATTCAAGAGAAGAACCGgttctcttcatttttctttcaggGTTTAATCAGTTTTATGAATTAATAAATGTAGCAACTTAATTTCTCTCAAATAAGGTGGATAAAGAAGGATTGTTCCGGTACCTCATAAAGATGCACATCCTCTTTATCATGGAAAGTATTTCGAAAAGGCACACCCCAAGAATCGATCATTGCCTGCCAAGTGAGAGATTGTTCCAGTAGTAATAATAAGTGATGGATCAAGAAAAATCATCTTGGTAGAACTAGCACTCTGGAAAAGGAAACATAAACAAGGAGCAAGCTTAAAGATCCAGTGACACCTTAGAGACTCCGTTGGTATTTTTCATCTCTGTAAGTAGGATATTTGCATTCTAAACCAAGCCATAAAAGTACTAAGCCACCATCATAAGCACTTAGTTTCTCTAAAAAATGCTTTTTGATAATCGAACACAACGAAATTTGCTGATGATACAGGAAAGAAGGCAATTCATAGCTGCAACTTCAAAGAAGTTAGGAAACTATAAGCCCCTTCATGCTGCAGAGATGCACCCAACTTCGGTAGCGAGTTAtcactttttctcaaaaaataaaatgaaatcattTAACCCACCTGGGAGCTTGCTCGGAATGACAGACATAATAAAGTAGCCTTAGGGACAGATGGCGTGTTTTGATCGACCTTTTTGCCACTGCAACAGATGGGCAGCTTGAAACTTTGTCCATCTGATTGATCAACTTCAATGACGGGAAACTTTACAGCCGCCATTGCTggaattatgattttatttgCCATTGCAATCTGCATCATATCACCATCGAAAAGCTAACGACATTGGCTATACAAATAACCAGACAAAAATTACATAACTACGCATTTGACTTGCTAGGTTCATACAGGCCACATAGGCAATAAACTATATAACCATGCAATTAATTTCTGTTTCACAACATGCACAGATGCCGGATCTTCCTTCAGATGAGACAGTTATCATTCATCCCACATAGAATTACAATAAGATAGTCAtcattcatcccgcatagaatGAAAAATGTTCAAGTTAAGCCGTTTCAATCAGCAAACGCATCAGATTCCAAGATGTCAAGGTGAAGGCCAATGAGTAGACCATGACTAGACTTAAGAACAATAAATGCCATTCGGCATGATTTGCTGGAAACATCCTTTCAACTCTATATCAATTAATCGGAACTCCGGCTATCGATGCTGCAGAAATCCAGCATCGAAGAAGCCCTTGCAATACATGAAGAATTCCAGTACAGAACAGACGAAGGCAGTGAAGCGAGCACAGTACCGATGAATCACTGAATTACCTTACCACCATGCTTCCGAAGCTCCGACATGTCAGCAAAATAGCCTCGATTCATCTCGTCCGCACTGTCCTACACCGCAACCGCACATCACCCCATCATCGGATTTCAAAACACATCGCCGGTCCCCAGGAACTCGAGATGACAGAAACAGGACAAGAacgagaacaaaagaaaagaaaaaacttacaGCCGGGCACGTTCTTTCTCGATCGCCGCCTTGTTTCCCATCTAACGccccgggaaaaaaaaagaggaagagcaAAATCAGCTCGGCAGCATTCTCGTGCGACCGGATTCAACGGGGAGTCGATGCCGCGAAGGACAAAGGAGAGAGAACCTGGTGTATGTCGAGGAAGCGCGTCGAGGTCCTCCGGGCCGAATGCTGCGGAGGCAGGGAGGCGACGGGCTTCCCATCGCACGCCAGCGCCTCGGAACGCAGGGCCGAAGCTCTGTTCGCAAAGCTTCGAGCGATCCGCCGATTGGATTTCAGcatctcttcttcctcacttCGACTCCGCCGATAGAAATGGAAGGCTTTCGACTTCGGCTCGGGCACGCCTGAGGCAGAGAGGCGGCTGGGATTTGTCGCTTCCAGGAATCGAAGGATTTCGTCGAGGCGCGATCCCGGCTGCCTCACCGGCGAGGAAGGGCCCAGGGGGATACGGTGACTGCTCGG
The nucleotide sequence above comes from Eucalyptus grandis isolate ANBG69807.140 chromosome 2, ASM1654582v1, whole genome shotgun sequence. Encoded proteins:
- the LOC104434030 gene encoding LOW QUALITY PROTEIN: uncharacterized protein LOC104434030 (The sequence of the model RefSeq protein was modified relative to this genomic sequence to represent the inferred CDS: deleted 2 bases in 1 codon), translating into MLKSNRRIARSFANRASALRSEALACDGKPVASLPPQHSARRTSTRFLDIHQMGNKAAIEKERARLADEMNRGYFADMSELRKHGGKIAMANKIIIPAMAAVKFPVIEVDQSDGQSFKLPICCSGKKVDQNTPSVPKATLLCLSFRASSQAMIDSWGVPFRNTFHDKEDVHLYEVSFIDSWLLCRKPIKRLLLRIMRNPSEDDQGPLRRQIVYSFGDHYYFRKELKILNLLTGYVFLLDKFGRIRWQGFGTATPEELPSLLSCTSLLLEEK